The following coding sequences lie in one Arachis ipaensis cultivar K30076 chromosome B05, Araip1.1, whole genome shotgun sequence genomic window:
- the LOC107643157 gene encoding cytochrome c — protein sequence MASFDQAPPGDSKSGEKIFKTKCAQCHTVEKGAGHKQGPNLNGLFGRQSGTTPGYSYSAANKSMAVTWEEKTLYDYLLNPKKYIPGTKMVFPGLKKPQERADLIAYLKESTAQ from the exons ATGGCGTCTTTTGACCAGGCACCTCCCGGCGACTCCAAGTCCGGCGAGAAAATCTTCAAGACCAAGTGCGCTCAGTGCCATACCGTCGAGAAAGGTGCCGGCCACAAACAAG GACCTAATCTGAATGGTTTGTTTGGAAGGCAGTCAGGCACTACTCCTGGATACTCCTATTCTGCTGCTAACAAGAGCATGGCTGTGACTTGGGAGGAAAAGACCCTATATGATTACTTGCTTAACCCCAAAAAG TATATTCCAGGGACAAAGATGGTGTTTCCAGGTCTTAAGAAACCCCAGGAACGCGCTGATCTTATTGCATATCTGAAAGAATCAACTGCACAGTAA
- the LOC107641735 gene encoding ethylene-responsive transcription factor ERF022, with protein sequence MENPTSSTMQECNNDNVMVPQSYRGVRKRKWGKWVSEIREPGKKTRIWLGSYELPEMAAAAYDVAALHLRGRSARLNFPELVETMPRPVSSRAEDVQAAAQQAALRFKSSTEVDSAPDNNKGTILPVRIGLSPSQIQAINESPLDSPKMWMRMATEAFMFGFHDHNYHHDYCDYDYGMLELSEWEEIQHESLWDS encoded by the coding sequence atGGAAAATCCAACTAGCAGCACCATGCAAGAATGTAACAATGATAATGTGATGGTGCCGCAGTCTTACAGGGGAGTTCGTAAGAGAAAATGGGGCAAATGGGTGTCCGAAATTCGCGAACCGGGGAAGAAAACCAGAATATGGCTAGGGAGCTATGAGCTACCTGAAATGGCGGCTGCAGCCTACGATGTGGCGGCATTGCACCTTAGAGGCCGCTCTGCCAGGCTCAACTTCCCGGAGTTGGTGGAGACTATGCCCCGGCCGGTGAGTTCAAGGGCCGAGGACGTGCAAGCCGCGGCTCAGCAAGCTGCATTAAGATTCAAGAGTTCTACAGAGGTAGATAGTGCCCCTGATAACAACAAGGGCACTATCCTTCCCGTAAGGATAGGATTGTCTCCTAGTCAGATTCAGGCGATTAATGAATCTCCATTAGACTCGCCAAAAATGTGGATGCGAATGGCTACTGAAGCATTCATGTTTGGCTTCCATGATCATAATTATCATCATGATtattgtgattatgattatggTATGTTAGAGTTAAGCGAATGGGAAGAAATTCAGCATGAATCTTTATGGGATTCATGA
- the LOC107643156 gene encoding protein phosphatase methylesterase 1: protein MDSSESHMATLPEDDADSDHPQQTSPSAFDSVPQRPPSNKSSLEKYLPVDWSIYFDKEQDVAIPNSNDVFHVYMSGTEGPVVFCLHGGGYSGLSFALSASKIKEKARVVAMDFRGHGKSVSDNDLDLSVETMCNDVIAVIKQLYGESPPAIILVGHSMGGSIAVHVAARRSLSTLAGLVVVDVVEGTAMASLIHMQKILSSRVQHFSSLEKAIEWSVRGGSLRNVDSARVSIPSTLKYDDSKKCYVYRTELEKTEQYWKEWYEGLSDKFLSCPVPKLLLLAGTDRLDKSLTIGQMQGKFQMIVVRHTGHAIQEDSPEEFANLVINFISRNRIGPHGVEIPGLRKPAFSKP from the exons aTGGATTCCTCTGAATCTCACATGGCTACCCTCCCTGAAGATGACGCTGACTCCGATCATCCCCAACAAACTTCCCCCTCAGCTTTCGATTCCGTTCCTCAACGCCCTCCCTCAAATAA GAGTTCCTTGGAGAAATATTTACCTGTAGATTGGTCCATCTACTTTGATAAAGAACAAGATGTTGCTATTCCCAATTCCAATGAC GTATTTCATGTGTACATGTCAGGAACTGAGGGACCCGTTGTGTTTTGTTTACATGGTGGTGGTTATTCTGG GCTTTCATTTGCTTTATCTGCAAGTAAAATTAAGGAGAAAGCTAGGGTAGTTGCAATGGACTTCCGAGGTCATGGGAAGTCAGTGTCAGATAATGATCTTGACTTATCTGTTGAG ACCATGTGCAATGATGTAATAGCTGTTATAAAGCAATTATATGGAGAATCCCCACCAGCAATTATCCTTGTTGGTCACAG CATGGGAGGGTCAATTGCTGTGCATGTTGCTGCAAGGAGATCATTGTCTACCTTGGCTGGGTTGGTAGTTGTGGATGTTGTAGAG GGAACAGCAATGGCTTCGCTAATTCATATGCAGAAAATCCTATCAAGTAGGGTGCAACATTTTTCTAGTCTTGAAAAAGCT ATTGAATGGAGTGTCAGGGGTGGCTCGTTAAGGAATGTTGATTCTGCTCGTGTTTCAATCCCCAGCACCTTAAAGTATGATGATTCAAAGAAATG TTATGTTTACCGCACAGAGCTGGAGAAGACTGAACAATATTGGAAAGAATG gTATGAAGGTCTCTCGGATAAATTTTTGTCGTGTCCGGTTCCAAAGCTGCTGTTATTAGCAGGAACAGATAGATTGGACAA GTCTCTCACAATCGGTCAAATGCAAGGGAAGTTTCAAATGATAGTTGTCAGACATACGGGGCATGCTATTCAG GAAGATTCACCTGAAGAATTTGCAAATCTGGTTATAAACTTTATTTCTCGCAACCGAATAGGCCCTCATGGAGTTGAG ATACCTGGCCTCCGCAAGCCAGCCTTTTCAAAACCCTGA
- the LOC107640271 gene encoding uncharacterized protein LOC107640271 — MTAKMPMSRVQIKTLPVYRESEEVQGVRVLHHVFWNFYLCIVVFRHCKPLVQVDGTHLYEKYKGALLVTVAQDGNQNIVPIAFAIVEGEMANMWEFFLTNLWRYVVTIDGVGIISDRHNSIDAVIARSNGAWSPPRACHMFCIRHIGSNFLRRFKAPCLHKLVVNTGYFRIEQEYNKNYQRLKEQGEVYFLSAKRIVPVTAVVRYTFYRLNELFTQKSADAHERVRNGFTYSEFATKRVDESFRRAGNIVVNRFDMRNEMFEVRKMQDGSIYTVERLSCRHVLACCTNQHLDWQVYVHDMYKISEICKIYRDEFVPMGDPSMWARYEGAKMIAIGH, encoded by the exons ATGACTGCGAAGATGCCAATGTCTCGTGTTCAAATAAAAACGCTCCCCGTTTATCGTGAGAGTGAGGAGGTTCAAGGTGTAAGAGTTCTCCATCATGTTTTTTGGAACTTCTATCTGTGTATTGTAGTATTTAGACACTGTAAGCCATTGGTGCAGGTTGATGGCACACACCTGTACGAAAAATATAAAGGTGCACTTTTAGTTACGGTTGCACAAGATGGGAACCAAAACATTGTGCCTATTGCATTTGCGATAGTCGAGGGTGAGATGGCAAACATGTGGGAGTTTTTCCTAACCAATTTGTGGAGATATGTTGTTACTATTGATGGCGTGGGCATTATTTCTGACCGCCATAACTCCATTGACGCAGTAATAGCTCGCAGTAACGGTGCATGGTCACCACCAAGAGCGTGTCACATGTTCTGCATCAGGCACATCGGGTCCAACTTCTTAAGGAGGTTCAAGGCTCCGTGTTTGCATAAACTCGTGGTTAACACAG GCTATTTTAGAATAGAACAGGAGTACAACAAAAACTACCAAAGGCTTAAAGAGCAGGGTGAG GTCTACTTTCTATCGGCTAAACGAATTGTTCCTGTGACTGCCGTTGTTAGGTATACTTTCTATCGGCTGAATGAATTGTTTACTCAGAAGAGCGCCGATGCTCATGAGCGTGTCCGCAACGGATTCACATATTCAGAATTTGCCACCAAAAGAGTTGATGAAAGTTTTCGACGTGCAGGAAACATTGTCGTCAATCGGTTCGACATGCGCAATGAGATGTTTGAGGTTCGCAAAATGCAAGATGGTTCCATTTACACT GTCGAGCGACTCTCATGTCGCCACGTTCTTGCATGTTGCACTAACCAGCATCTTGATTGGCAAGTATATGTGCATGACATGTACAAGATATCTGAAATTTGCAAGATCTACAGAGACGAGTTTGTTCCGATGGGTGACCCATCTATGTGGGCTAGATATGAAGGAGCGAAGATGATCGCAATTGGACATTGA